The DNA region TCTGGCTGCTGACGGTGGCGGGCACCTCGATCGACGCGGTCGCGGCGGGGCTGCACGGCCTGGTCTTCTTCTTCGGGCTCCAGACCGGCACCATCGGTCTCGTGGGCCGCGACGCGCTGCGGGACGTGCTGGGCGACGTGATGCTGCTCGTGTTCTCGGCGCGGACGCTCCCGGTCACCTGGCGGCGCCTGCTCGCGGTCTTCGTGGTCAAGGACCTGCTGTACTACTCGGCGCTGTTCCTCGCCCCCCTCTCCGTCGGCTACGCCGCCGTCGCGCTCTCGGCGGGCGAGCCGGCCGCTCGCGTCGCCCTGCTGTGGCTGACGACGACCGGCGCGTTCGCGCTCGGCGTCGGGACGAGCCTCACCCTCACCGGCGTCGGAACCCGGAGTAGAGCGGCAGTGCTCGCGCTCGTCCTCGCGGTCGCCGCCGGGATACTCACGGGTCGGCTCGACGCCGTCGCGCTCTCGCCGTACGGCTTCTACCTCGACCCGTCGCTCCGGTCGGCGGTCGCCGGGTTCGGCCCCGCCCTCGCGCTGGCGGTCGCCGGGCCGCTCGCGTTCGAGCCGGTCGAGAGCGGCGGTGCGCGGTCTGCGCCCCAGCGGTACGAACGGGTTCGGTCCACGATCCGCGACCGCGACGGGGTCGCCACGCGGACGCTGCTGGAGGTCGCCCGCTCGTCGGGCTCGGTGTGGAAAGTCCTCTTCTCGATGGGCGTCCTGTTCGGCGTCACCGTCCTACTCGTCCGGGAGGTCGCACGGGCGACGACGCTCGCGCCCTCCTACGGCATCGCCGTCGGCACCCTGCTCGGCCTTGGTGCGTTCACGACTTACAGCTGGGTCACGCAGTTCGACTCCGCCGAGGAGTACCTACGGCTGCCGCTCTCGCTGTCGGCCGCGTTCGCCGGCAAGCGGACCGCGTTCCTCGTCCTCTCGGTGCCCGCGGGGCTGGTCTACCTGGTGGGGTCGCTCGTCTGGCTCTCGCCGGTCCAGGTCGCGGTCGGCGCGGTCGTCTTCCCGCTCGTCGCGGTCTACGTCTTCGGCGTGACGGCCTACGTGACTGGATTCTCACCGAACGAGCTACTGTTCGACACGCCGCTGTTCGTCGCCTTCGGCGCGGCGCTGGCGGCGGTCGCCGTCCCGCTGGTCGTCGCCGCGCTCGCCTACACCGAGGCGCCGACCGTCGCCGTCGGCGTCGCCCTGGGCGTCTCCCTCGTCGCCGCCGCCGTCGGCGTCGTCCTCTCGCGACGCGCCGGTCCGCGCTGGGGTCGGAAACTGCGGTGAGACTGCGGTTCCCGGCCGCTGACCGCCGAAGACCATCCCCGGGCGGCATCGCCCGACGACCGGCCCCCTTTTGCCGTGACGGTCCCAACCGCCGGCCGAACTAGATGTCCGTCACATCCGATTCCGAGACGTTCGACGACATCCGCGGGGTCGTCCTCGACCTCGACGGGACGGTCTACCGCGGCGAGGGGGCCATCCCCGGCGCCGCCGAGGCGGTCGCCGCGCTCCGGGAGCGCGGTATCTCGGTCTGCTTCTGCTCGAACAACCCGACGAAGACGCCCGCCGAGTACGTCGACCGCCTCGCCGGGATGGGGATCGACGCCGACGAGTCGGCGGTCCTCCCCGCCTCGACGGTCACGCGGGACTACCTCCGCGACAGCCATCCCGGCGAGCCCACCTATCTCCTCGGGTCGGACTCGCTCGCCGACTACCTCCGGGAGTCGGGCCAGCGCCTCGTCGACGACCCGCGGGCGGCCTCGGTGTTCGTCGCCTCGTGGGACGAGCGGTTCGACTACGGCGACATGCGCGACGCGCTCGCCGGCATCGACGACGACACCGCCTTCCTCGGGACCGACCCCGACCGGACGATCCCCGCCGCCGAGGGGTTCGTCCCCGGATCGGGCGCGATCATCGGCGCCGTCGCCCGCACGGTCGGGCGGGAACCGGATCGAGTGCTCGGCAAACCCGCCCCCGAGACCGCCGAGGACGCACTTGCTCGCCTCGGTGTCCCGGCCGAGCGCTGCCTGGTCGTCGGCGACCGCCTCGACACGGATCTGCGGATGGGCGCCGACCACGGGATGGCCACCGCGCTGGTGCTCACCGGCGTCTCGACCCGGGCCGACGCCGCCGGCAGCGCGGTCGATCCCGACGCCGTCCTCGACTCGCTGGCCGACCTGCCCGCGCTGCTCGATTAACTGCGAACGGCGCTCTCGCGCCGGACCGACCGCGCTCGGGTCCGGATCCCGACAGGTCGAGATACGCTTATGCTGTCGGGAGACCAACCACTACGTGGACTCCGAGGGGGTTCACAACCATGGCGAAGCTACTGCTCATCACCGGCGACTTCGGGGAGGACTACGAGGTAATGGTACCGTTCCAGGCGCTCCAGGCGGTCGGCCACGAGGTCGACGCCGTCTGCCCGGACAGGGAGGCGGGCGAGACGGTCAAGACCGCCGTCCACGACTTCCGCGGCGACCAGACCTACCTGGAGGAACGCGGTCACGACTTCGAACTGACGGCGACCCTGTCGGAGGTCGACCCCGCCGACTACGACGGGCTCGTCCTCCCGGGCGGCCGCGCCCCCGAGTACATCCGCAACTACGACGCCGTCATCGACGCCGTCGAGCACTTCTTCGACGAAGACAAGCCGGTCGCGGCCATCTGCCACGCGATGCAGATCCTCGTCGCCGCCGACGCCGTCGAGGGGCGAACCTGCACCGCCTACCCGGCGCTGGAGGCAGACGTGCGCGCGAGCGGCGGGGAGTGGGCCGAGGGTGTCGTCACCGACGGCAACCTCGTCACCGCGCAGGCCTGGCCCGACCACCCCGAGTGGATCGCCGAGTTCCTCGACGTGCTCGGCACCGACATCCAGCACGGCCAGCCCGTCACCGCGGACTGACCGCGGCCCCGTCGCTCACCGTTTCTTCGACCGCTCCGCGCCCACCGATCCGACCGCTGCTACGCCCCCGGCAGCCGAAACGCCGTCACACGCCCGACAGTCGGAACACTGCGCCGCTCTCGCCGGTGACCTGTCCCTGTGCGGTGGTACAGACGAACAGCTCGCCGTCCGGGTTGCGTCCGAACGAGAGGACCATCGGGCCGAACTGTTCGTCCGCGTCGATGGAGACGGTCGTCGTCGGCCACAGGCCCTCGTCGACCTCGCGGGCGGCGAACAGCCGTCCGCCGGCTCGCCAGTCGGCGAACAGGTAGCGACCCTGGAGGTCGGGCATCGCGTCGCCGCCGTAGAGGTACCCGCCGATGACGGCGATGCCGCTCACGGCCGCGCCGCCGTGGGGATACTCGATCACCGGGTCGCGAAGGGGTCGACCGCGCGGGCTCTCCGACGGGCAGTCGTCGGCCCGGAAGCAGTCGGTCCCCTCCCTGACGTTCCAGCCGTAGTTGCCGCCCCGTTCGACGACCGACACCTCCTCCCAGGCGCCCTGGCCCACGTCGCCGACGAGCAGGCGGCCCTCGGGGCCGAACGAGAACCGCCAGGGGTTCCGGAACCCCCAGGCCCACTGCTCGTCGAGGCCCTCGCCCCCCACGAGCGGGTTGTCGTCGGGGACCGCGTAGTTCCGGGCCGGGCCGTCCGAGCCGGCACTCCCGTTCCCGCTGCCCGTCGCGGTCCCCGCCGTCGACCCCTCCCCGTCCACGTCGATCCGCAGCATGCTCCCGAGCAGATTCTCGGTGATGTCCTGGCCGTTGCCGCCGTCGACGGCGTCGTACCAGTCGTCGACGTGGCCGACGCCCTGGTCGTTGGCCTGCCCGCCGTCGCCGGTCGCGACGTAGAGGTAGCCGTCCGGGCCGAAGGCGACGGCGCCGGCGTTGTGGTTGCTCTGTGGCTGGGCGATTTCCATGACGACCCGCTCGGAGTCGGGGTCGGCCGTCGCCGCGCCCGGGTCGGCGCGGAACTCCGAGAGGACGAACGTGTGGGAGTAGTCGTCGGGCACCCACCCGCGGGGCGGCGCGCTGTAGCGGACGAAAAACCGCCCGTTGTCCGAAAAGTCCGGGTGGAAGGCGGCGCCGAGCAGCCCCTGCTCGGAGTAGCCGCTCACGTCGACCATCCGGTCGGACACGTCCAGGAACGGCTCCTCGCGGAGGCTCCCGTCCTCCTGCAGGTAGATCTGGCCGGCCTGGTCGACGACGAAGCGCCGCCCCCGCTCGGGGATGGCGAGCGCCAGCGGCGAGGTGAACCCCGAGGCGACGCGCTCGGCCCGGACCGTCAGGTCCTCGAAGGCGGCCGTCCCCGGCGAGCCGTCGCCGGCTGTGGGGGATCCGCCGGCGTCCGTCGGGCCGTCCGTATCCCCGTCGGTGTCCGCGCCCGGCCCCTCTGTCGCCGTGCCGTCGGGGCTCGCCGGGTCGCCTCCCGGTCCGCCACCGTCAGAGTCACTCCCGCACCCTGCGAGACCTCCGGTCAGCGCCAGCCCGCTCACCGCGAGTGCTCGCCGGCGCGTCAGTCTGTCGTCGGTCATGGGTCGACTTTGCGCTCCAGTGATAGGAATCTTGGGTTCGGGCAGGGGAGCGACGGGCGAGGGGCGGGGCGATAAACGAGCAACTGGTTTGAAGATGTGAATCTCGAACCTTTTTTACGGTCATACGGACATCTAGGGGTATGGTTGACAGGCAAGACCTCCGCGAACAGTTCACCGAGGCGTTCGAGGGCGCGGACTACCCCATCTCCAGCCCGATGGACCTGGTGCCGGCGCTGCCGAACGGGCCGGGCACGAAGTTCGAGTCGGGCGACTTCTCGATGACCGCGATGGAGCTCAACACCAAGCTCGGCAGCGGCAACTTCCCGTACGACAGCGTCGACGCGTTCGTCGACGACATCATGGAGCAGCTCGACGACCAGGACCTCCTCTAGCTCCCGGCCACCAGCGCCGTTGCGACGGTCACCAGTACTCCCGCTCCGAGCAGGAGGTAGTTCGCCATCGCGTTGTCCGCGCGAGTCAGCGATATCGTGTAGTGAGCGTCCGAGAACGGCCGGAACGGCGTGACCCCCATCGGCGTCAGCGCGTCGGCCAGCAGGTGCGACCCGACGGCGAGTCCGCCGACGAGGAAGCCGAACGCGCCCAGTGCCGCGGCCGTACCGGGCGCGCCCGCTCGACCGAGCGCGACGCCGGTGGCGCCGACGGCGAGGCCCACGAGGACGAGGAAGCCCGCCGTGTGCGTCGGGCCGCGGTGCTCGACGAACGGGATCCGCTGGTCCACGTCCGGGAGCCCGGAGAGCCCGACGACGACCGCACCGCCGACCAGCGCCGCCGCGTCGAACCCGGCGGCCAGCAGCGTGCCGCCGACCGGCGCGTAGACGAGCAGCGCCGCCCCGTAGTGACCGGTCCTGTACATCGCCGTTCGTAGCTCTGTTCGCCACGGTACTTACGCCCTCGGGACGCTCGCGCCGTTCGCCGCCCGAGCACTGAAGGCCGTGCCGGGCGCTCGATCCCGTATGAGCGACCCAGCGATGACGCGGTTCCCGGTCCCCGACGTCGACGAACTGCCCGACGACCTCCAGGAGCGCATCGCCGCGGAAGAGGACGACGCCGGCTTCGTCCCGAACGTCTTCCGCGCGCTGGCCTACCGGCCGTCGCACTTCCGGGCGTTCTTCCAGTACTACGACGCCCTGGTCGAGCACACCGAACTCGACCGCGCGGAGATCGAGATGATAATCGTCGCCGTCAGCGGCGCCAATGACTGCCTCTACTGCAACGTCGCCCACGGCGCGCTCGCCCGCATCTACGCCGACGACCCCCAGATCGCCGAACAGTTGATGAGCAACCACTGGACCGCGAACGTCTCCGAGGCCCACCTGGCGATGCTCGACTTCGCCGTGAAGCTGACCGAGAACCAGGCCGAAGTCGGCGAGGACGACTTCGAGGAACTGCGCGAGCACGGTTTCTCGCAGCGGGCGATCTGGGATATCGGCAGCGTCACGGCCTTCTTCAACCTCTCGAACCGGATGGCCCACCTCGCGGACATGCGGCCGAACGACGAGTTCTACGAACTCGGTCGGTGACGCGCCGCGGCCGAACGGGCCGTCGATCGGTCCGGCTGTCGATCCGATCGATAGTGCAACCGTTCGGTGCAACACCCTTAAGGTTTAGATGGGTCTAATCCGGGGTGATGCTCAGCGCCAAGATGGAGGATTACCTGAAGGCGATCTACGAGCTCCAGCGGGAGGGGGAGGAGCCGGTCGCCACCTCGCGCATCGCGGAGCTGCTGGACGTGACGGCGCCGACGGCGACCAGCATGATGGAGAAGCTGGAGGAACGGGAGCTCGTGGAGCGCGAGAAGTACAAGGGCGTCCGGCTGACGCCCGAGGGGGAGACCGTGGCGCTGGAGGTCGTCCGCCACCACCGGCTGCTGGAGACCTACCTCACCGAGGAGCTGGGCTACGACTGGGCGGAGGTCCACGACGAGGCCGACCGGCTCGAACACCACATCAGCGAGGAGTTCGAGCGCCGGGTCGCCGAGCGGCTCGACGACCCGACCGTCGACCCCCACGGCGACCCGATCCCGACCGACGCGCTGGACCCGGTCGACGAGACGGCCGGCGACACCCTCGACGACTGTGCGGAGGACGAGACGGTCGTCGTCCGGCGCGTCCGCGACCGCGACCCGGAGGAGCTGGCCTACCTCGACGAGGCCGGTATCACGCCGGGCACCGAACTCGTCGTCGCGGAGGTCGCGCCCATCGGCATGGTGACCGTCCGGCTCGTCGAGGCCGACGAGACCGTCTCGCTCCCGGAGAGCGTCGCGGGCACCATCTTCGTCGACGCGCCCGGGGAGACCGCCGAGAGCGCGAGCGGCGCGGCCTGAGTCAGTCGCCCTGCGGCGACGGCCCGCTCGCGCGCGCCGAGCGGCCGAAACCAGTTTTGCCAGGGGCCCGCTCGTCTGTGGTATGCGCGACCTCGACGACACCGACCGGACGATCCTGGGACTCCTCCTCGACGACGCCCGCCGCTCCTGGCGGGACATCGCCGACGCCGTCGACCTGTCGCCGCCGGCCGTCGCCGACCGCGTCGAGCGCCTCGAAGAGATCGGCGTCATCCGCGGGTTCACCGTCGACGTGGACCGCTCGAAGCTCCGCGAGGGCGCGCCCGTGCTCGTGACCGTGAGGGTGACACCGCGGGCGGCCTCGGCGGTCGCGGACGCGCTCGGGGACGCCGACGCCGTCGAGCACGTCTTCACGACCGCCGAGGAGCGCGTCGTCTTCACCGCGACCGTCCCGGAGGGCGACGTGCTCTCGCTGCTCGACTCGACGGTCCCCATGGAGGACGTGCGCGACTACGAGGTGTCGCTGCTCGCGGACCGCTCGTGGAGCCCCTCCGTCGCCGAGGCCGAGCTGGCGCTGACCTGCGACGAGTGCGGCAACACCGTGACCGCCGAGGGCGAGACCCGCGAGATCGACGGCGAGACCTACCACTTCTGCTGTGAGTCCTGCGAGGCCTCCTTCGTCGAGATGTACGAGGAGCTGCGGGAGGGCGCGGAGGGCTGAAGCCGGAGCGCCCGGCCGGCGGACTCAGTCGCTCGCCAGTCGGACGACGTGTTCGGCGCCGGTCGCGACCGTCTCCACGCGGTCGAACGGCGCGAAGTACCCGTCGAGGTCGAGCGCCCGGTGGTGGACGACCCAGCAGCGACCCCCGGGAGCGAGCACGGCGGCGGCCCCGCGGAGGAGGTCCGCGAGCACCCCGCTCCCGGCGTGGGTCGGCGGATTGCAGAGGATCGTGTCGAACGACTCGTGGGCGACGCCGGCCGTGCAGTCACCGGTGACGACCCGACCGTCGACGCCGTTGGCGGCCAGTGTCCGCTCGGCGGCCGCGGTCGCGAGCGCGTCGTCGTCGGTCGCCCACACCGAACAGTCGGCGGCGCGGCCCGCGCAGGCGGCGAGCGGGCCGTAGCCGCAGCAGAGGTCCAGGACCGCGTCGCCGTCCTCGACAATCGCCGTCTCGGCGAGCAGGCGCGTCCCGCCGTCGAGGGCGCCGGCGGCGAACAACCCGGGTGCGGTCACCAGTTCGAGGTCGGTCCCGTCGACCGTCGCGTCGATCCGGTCGAAAGGTGGATTGGGGCGGCCACCGTCGGCCGCCGGTGACTCCTCGGCGCGCAAGAGCGACCAGCCGTCGCGCTCGGCGACCGTCTCGACGGTCGTCGCGGCGCCGGCCAGCGCGTCCTCGTATCGGCCCAGTCCGGTCTCGGGCTTCGCTGCGAGATAGAGGGCCCCGCCGCTCACCAGCGAATCGAGCGCGGATCGGATACGCCGGATCCCGACCTCGATGGGGGCGTACGCTCTGGGAACGAAGACGGCAGTGTCGGCGCGCTCGTCGGCGGATCCGTCTATCGAGGCGAGGCCGGTCGCGAGTTCGACGGCCGCGTCGGCGCCGTTTTCGGCCGCGTTGCGCTCGCAGAGCGCGGCCGCGCGGGCGCTCGCCGTCGTCATCCGGACGCTCGTCGCTCGGTCGGCGAGGACGACGCCGACGACGCCGTAGCGGGCGCCGACCGTTCGGAGTCGCCCGAGGTCGCGGCCCCACAGGTGTTCGAGCGCAAGCAGTTCGCCGGGGCAGAACGCGTCGGCCGCCGCGACACCGTCGGCGGTGTGGAACTCGAACCGGTCCGGGCCGGCGTCCGTTCTCGACCCGAGGACGAGCGGCTCCCGGTCGGCGGTCATCTGCGACCTCCCCGGGCGGCGCCGCGGTCGCGAGTGTGCGAGCGGAACGGTACCGGACGGTGTGTGGTCGAACGGCGGGCGGTCGAACGGCAGGCGGCCGGACGGTGGACGGCTGGGCGGTGAACAGTCGGGCAGTTATCGAGGCTATGCAGTCGTGGGCGTGCGTGGCGTGGCATTCGGATGGTCGGCAGGGCTGGCGGTCGTCGACCGACTCAGAGCCGCGCCTCGGGAGTATCGCTACAGACGCCGTCGAGGAGACGGGCGCCGCTGTCCGCGAAGCGCGGCACCGGGTACCGAAAGCGCGACCGCCCGGAGAAGAGACGCGTCCGACAGCGACTCGGACGCGCGTCCGGACGGCGCACAGCCGGCGAGCCGGTCGAGCCCGCCCCGCCCGCGCGACCGCCGCTGCCGTCGGCGGTCTACGCGAGTCGGAGGGCGCGGCCCGACCTCGGGCCCTTGTCCATCCTGTCCGACGGTATTCGGCCGCCCTACAAATTCGTTTCCGTGCCGTGGACCCCGTTCACGCGTGGGACCGCGACCCGGCCCGGGACAACACGTATGCGGGCGCCGCTTGACCGGCGCGTATGGAACTCGTCGAAGCGACCCGCGACGACGTGGCGACGCTCGCCGAGTACTGGTACGACCTCGCCTCGGCGATGGAGCAGTACGACGAACTCAACGAGGTCGCCTACGACGGCCCCGAGCCCGCCGAGGCGGGGATCGAGGGCCTGCTGGCCGACGAGGACACGACGGTCTATCTGCTCACCGTGGACGACGGCGAGGGCGGCTATCTCGTCGTCCGCTCCGGTGAGCACCCGTCACGGGTCCACTCGGAGTACGTCGAGATCGTCGACCTGTACGTCGCGCCCGAATATCGGGACAGCGGCCACGGCAGCGACGCCCTCGACGCTGTCCAGCGGATCGCCCGCGAGCGGGGCGCCGACTACGTCGAGGTGTCCTGCGAGTGGGGCAACGACGGCGCCCGCCGGTTCTACCGGGACAACGGTTTCGAACCCAAACAGGTGACCTACGCTCGACGGGTCGACTGACGTTCGAACCGCCAACTGAGCGCCGAAACTAGTTGGGATCGAAAAATTGCCGTCGGGATTACCTTCGAAACACAGGCACAAACCGCATGAACGGGTAGCCCCTATATACAACCAACATGAGCGAGCGCACGACCAGGCTGGAACTCCACGGGATGAGCTGCGCGAACTGCTCGCAAACCATCGAGGAGCGGGTGGGGTCGCTGGCGGGCGTCTCCGAGGTCGACGCCAACTACGCGACCGACGAGGGGTCGGTCACGTACGACTCCGAGGAGACGAGCCTGCGTGAGATCTACGACGCTATCGAGGACGCCGGCTACGAGGCGGCGAGCGAGACGGTCTCCGTGGGGATCACGGACATGTCCTGCGCGAACTGCGCGGAGACCAACGAGTCGGCGCTGCTGGACACGCCCGGGGTGATCGACGCCGACGTGAACTACGCGACCGACGAGGGGACGGTCACCTACAACCCCGCCGAGGCGTCGCTCGACGATATCTACGACGCCATCGAGTCGGCCGGCTACACGCCCGTCCGGGAGGATGAGGGAGGCGAGGACGGCGACACCGGAGACACCGCCGACTCGTCCCGGGACCGCCAGCAGGCCGCGCGCGACGAGGAGATCCGCCGCCAGCGGAACCTGACGATCTTCGGCGCGGTGCTGTCGCTACCGCTGCTCGTGATGCTGGTCGACCACGTGTTCGGGCTCGGCGTCCTGCCGGAGGAGGTCGCGGGCGTCTCGGTCGGCTGGGGCGCGTTCGCGCTCGCGACGCCCGTCCAGTACGCGCTCGGCAAGGAGTTCTACGAGAACTCCTACAAGGCGGTCGTCAAGAACCGGACCGCGAACATGGACGTGCTGATAGCCCTGGGGTCGTCGACCGCCTACCTCTACTCGGTGGCCCGACTACTGGGATTCCCCGGCGAGGGGCTGTACTTCGACACCGCGGCCCTGATCCTCGTGTTCATCACGCTGGGCAACTACCTCGAGGCCCGCTCGAAGGGCCAGGCCTCCGAGGCGATCCGCTCGCTGCTGGAGATGGAGGCCGACACGGCGACGCTTGTCCGCGACGACGGGACCGAGGAGGAGGTCCCGCTCTCGGAGGTCGAGGTCGGCGACCGCCTCAAAGTGCGCCCGGGCGAGAAGATCCCGACCGACGCCGAAGTAGTGGAGGGCGACAGCGCGGTCGACGAGTCGATGGTCACCGGCGAGTCGGTGCCCGTCTCGAAGGAACCCGGCGACGAGGTGATCGGGTCGACCGTCAACCAGAACGGCGTGCTCATCGTCGAGGCCACGAAGGTCGGCGAGGAGACGGCCATCCAGCAGATCGTCTCCCGGGTCAAGGACGCCCAGAGCCGCCAGCCGGAGATCCAGAACGTCGCCGACCGCATCAGCTCCTACTTCGTCCCCGCGGTGATCCTGAACGCGCTGTTCTGGGGCGGCGTCTGGTACGCCTTCCCCGAGGCGATGGCCGGGTTCGTCGACTCCCTGCCGGTGTGGGGGCTCGCCGCGGGCGGCCCCGCGGCCGTGGGCGTCTTCGAGTTCGCGGTCGTCGTCTTCGCGTCGGCGGTACTGATCGCCTGTCCCTGCGCGCTGGGGCTGGCCACGCCCGCGGCGACGATGGTCGGGACCGCCATCGGCGCGCGCAACGGCGTGCTCTTCGAGGGCGGCGACATCCTCGAACGGGTCCGCGACGTGGACACCGTCGTCTTCGACAAGACCGGGACCCTGACGGAAGGCGAGATGGAGCTGACCGACGTGGTCGCGCTGCCCGCTACCGACGGCGGGGCCGTGGAGGGCGACGCGGCGACCGACGGCGGCGCCCTCGCCGAGCCCGAGGTGACGGAGGAGTTCGTCCTCGAGGTCGCCGCGAGCGCCGAGTCGGGCAGCGAACACCCGCTCGCCGAGGCCATCGTCTCCGGCGCCCGCGAGCGCGGCATCGACGTGGAAGATCCCGAGGACTTCGAGAACGTCCCCGGCCACGGCGTGAAGGCGACCACGAGCCACGGGCGCGTCCTCGTGGGCAACCGGAAGCTCATGCGCGAGGCGGACGTCGACGTGTCGCCCGCGGACGAGGCGATGGATCGGCTCGAACGCGAGGGCAAGACCGCGATGCTGGTCGCGCTCGCCGACGGTGAGGGCGCCGACGGGGCCGCCGGCGACTACCGGCTGCTCGGCGTCGTCGCCGACGCGGACACGGTCAAGGAGACGGCCGAGGCGGCCGTCTCGGAGCTCCGCGAGCGCGGGACGGACGTGTGGCTGATCACCGGCGACAACGAGCGGACCGCCGAGGCGGTCGCCGAGCGAGTGGGCATCGACC from Halosimplex halophilum includes:
- a CDS encoding GNAT family N-acetyltransferase → MELVEATRDDVATLAEYWYDLASAMEQYDELNEVAYDGPEPAEAGIEGLLADEDTTVYLLTVDDGEGGYLVVRSGEHPSRVHSEYVEIVDLYVAPEYRDSGHGSDALDAVQRIARERGADYVEVSCEWGNDGARRFYRDNGFEPKQVTYARRVD
- a CDS encoding PQQ-dependent sugar dehydrogenase, with product MTDDRLTRRRALAVSGLALTGGLAGCGSDSDGGGPGGDPASPDGTATEGPGADTDGDTDGPTDAGGSPTAGDGSPGTAAFEDLTVRAERVASGFTSPLALAIPERGRRFVVDQAGQIYLQEDGSLREEPFLDVSDRMVDVSGYSEQGLLGAAFHPDFSDNGRFFVRYSAPPRGWVPDDYSHTFVLSEFRADPGAATADPDSERVVMEIAQPQSNHNAGAVAFGPDGYLYVATGDGGQANDQGVGHVDDWYDAVDGGNGQDITENLLGSMLRIDVDGEGSTAGTATGSGNGSAGSDGPARNYAVPDDNPLVGGEGLDEQWAWGFRNPWRFSFGPEGRLLVGDVGQGAWEEVSVVERGGNYGWNVREGTDCFRADDCPSESPRGRPLRDPVIEYPHGGAAVSGIAVIGGYLYGGDAMPDLQGRYLFADWRAGGRLFAAREVDEGLWPTTTVSIDADEQFGPMVLSFGRNPDGELFVCTTAQGQVTGESGAVFRLSGV
- a CDS encoding metal-dependent hydrolase, which codes for MYRTGHYGAALLVYAPVGGTLLAAGFDAAALVGGAVVVGLSGLPDVDQRIPFVEHRGPTHTAGFLVLVGLAVGATGVALGRAGAPGTAAALGAFGFLVGGLAVGSHLLADALTPMGVTPFRPFSDAHYTISLTRADNAMANYLLLGAGVLVTVATALVAGS
- a CDS encoding winged helix-turn-helix transcriptional regulator, with translation MRDLDDTDRTILGLLLDDARRSWRDIADAVDLSPPAVADRVERLEEIGVIRGFTVDVDRSKLREGAPVLVTVRVTPRAASAVADALGDADAVEHVFTTAEERVVFTATVPEGDVLSLLDSTVPMEDVRDYEVSLLADRSWSPSVAEAELALTCDECGNTVTAEGETREIDGETYHFCCESCEASFVEMYEELREGAEG
- a CDS encoding DJ-1/PfpI family protein; the protein is MAKLLLITGDFGEDYEVMVPFQALQAVGHEVDAVCPDREAGETVKTAVHDFRGDQTYLEERGHDFELTATLSEVDPADYDGLVLPGGRAPEYIRNYDAVIDAVEHFFDEDKPVAAICHAMQILVAADAVEGRTCTAYPALEADVRASGGEWAEGVVTDGNLVTAQAWPDHPEWIAEFLDVLGTDIQHGQPVTAD
- a CDS encoding methyltransferase: MTADREPLVLGSRTDAGPDRFEFHTADGVAAADAFCPGELLALEHLWGRDLGRLRTVGARYGVVGVVLADRATSVRMTTASARAAALCERNAAENGADAAVELATGLASIDGSADERADTAVFVPRAYAPIEVGIRRIRSALDSLVSGGALYLAAKPETGLGRYEDALAGAATTVETVAERDGWSLLRAEESPAADGGRPNPPFDRIDATVDGTDLELVTAPGLFAAGALDGGTRLLAETAIVEDGDAVLDLCCGYGPLAACAGRAADCSVWATDDDALATAAAERTLAANGVDGRVVTGDCTAGVAHESFDTILCNPPTHAGSGVLADLLRGAAAVLAPGGRCWVVHHRALDLDGYFAPFDRVETVATGAEHVVRLASD
- a CDS encoding HAD-IIA family hydrolase, coding for MSVTSDSETFDDIRGVVLDLDGTVYRGEGAIPGAAEAVAALRERGISVCFCSNNPTKTPAEYVDRLAGMGIDADESAVLPASTVTRDYLRDSHPGEPTYLLGSDSLADYLRESGQRLVDDPRAASVFVASWDERFDYGDMRDALAGIDDDTAFLGTDPDRTIPAAEGFVPGSGAIIGAVARTVGREPDRVLGKPAPETAEDALARLGVPAERCLVVGDRLDTDLRMGADHGMATALVLTGVSTRADAAGSAVDPDAVLDSLADLPALLD
- a CDS encoding MTH865 family protein, with product MVDRQDLREQFTEAFEGADYPISSPMDLVPALPNGPGTKFESGDFSMTAMELNTKLGSGNFPYDSVDAFVDDIMEQLDDQDLL
- a CDS encoding heavy metal translocating P-type ATPase — protein: MSERTTRLELHGMSCANCSQTIEERVGSLAGVSEVDANYATDEGSVTYDSEETSLREIYDAIEDAGYEAASETVSVGITDMSCANCAETNESALLDTPGVIDADVNYATDEGTVTYNPAEASLDDIYDAIESAGYTPVREDEGGEDGDTGDTADSSRDRQQAARDEEIRRQRNLTIFGAVLSLPLLVMLVDHVFGLGVLPEEVAGVSVGWGAFALATPVQYALGKEFYENSYKAVVKNRTANMDVLIALGSSTAYLYSVARLLGFPGEGLYFDTAALILVFITLGNYLEARSKGQASEAIRSLLEMEADTATLVRDDGTEEEVPLSEVEVGDRLKVRPGEKIPTDAEVVEGDSAVDESMVTGESVPVSKEPGDEVIGSTVNQNGVLIVEATKVGEETAIQQIVSRVKDAQSRQPEIQNVADRISSYFVPAVILNALFWGGVWYAFPEAMAGFVDSLPVWGLAAGGPAAVGVFEFAVVVFASAVLIACPCALGLATPAATMVGTAIGARNGVLFEGGDILERVRDVDTVVFDKTGTLTEGEMELTDVVALPATDGGAVEGDAATDGGALAEPEVTEEFVLEVAASAESGSEHPLAEAIVSGARERGIDVEDPEDFENVPGHGVKATTSHGRVLVGNRKLMREADVDVSPADEAMDRLEREGKTAMLVALADGEGADGAAGDYRLLGVVADADTVKETAEAAVSELRERGTDVWLITGDNERTAEAVAERVGIDPDNVMAGVLPEDKADAVDDIQSDGRRAMMVGDGVNDAPALATAFVGCAIGSGTDVAIEAADVTLMRSDPLDVVKAVRVSEGTLSKIKQNLFWALGYNTAMIPLASLGLLQPVLAAAAMAVSSVSVLTNSLLFRRYEPDEDYRLLGFLR
- a CDS encoding peroxidase-related enzyme (This protein belongs to a clade of uncharacterized proteins related to peroxidases such as the alkylhydroperoxidase AhpD.) is translated as MSDPAMTRFPVPDVDELPDDLQERIAAEEDDAGFVPNVFRALAYRPSHFRAFFQYYDALVEHTELDRAEIEMIIVAVSGANDCLYCNVAHGALARIYADDPQIAEQLMSNHWTANVSEAHLAMLDFAVKLTENQAEVGEDDFEELREHGFSQRAIWDIGSVTAFFNLSNRMAHLADMRPNDEFYELGR
- a CDS encoding metal-dependent transcriptional regulator, with protein sequence MLSAKMEDYLKAIYELQREGEEPVATSRIAELLDVTAPTATSMMEKLEERELVEREKYKGVRLTPEGETVALEVVRHHRLLETYLTEELGYDWAEVHDEADRLEHHISEEFERRVAERLDDPTVDPHGDPIPTDALDPVDETAGDTLDDCAEDETVVVRRVRDRDPEELAYLDEAGITPGTELVVAEVAPIGMVTVRLVEADETVSLPESVAGTIFVDAPGETAESASGAA